GAGTGGCCAACCGGGAACTGACGCCGGAGCTGGCTTTCCGTTTGGGGCGTTGCGGCGCCTATGTGCTTGCGAAACAGGAAAAAAGACCCCGGGTGCTCATCGGACGGGACACGCGGTTGTCCGGGGAAATGTTGGAAGCGGGCCTGGTTGCCGGAATGCTTTCCATCGGCTGCGACGTGATCCGGCTGGGGGTGATCACCACTCCCGGAGTGGCCTATTTGACCCGGGCGCTGGGAGCCAGTGCGGGCGTGATGATCTCCGCCTCCCACAACCCCTTTCACGACAACGGGATCAAATTTTTCGGGCCTGACGGGTTCAAATTGTCCGATGAAACCGAAGCGGCCATCGAAGAGTTGCTCGAAGGGCCGGACCGGCTGCCCCGGCCCGAAGGGGAAGGGATCGGCAGGGTGGAGGATCGTCCGCAGGAGGTGGAGCGATACCTCGAATATCTCAAACAGACGATCGACACCGACCTGTGCGGCCTCAATCTCGTCGTCGATTGCGCCAACGGCGCCGCCTCCGAACTGGCCCCCCGGCTGCTTCGGGATCTCGGAGCCGACGTGATCGCCATTTGTTCCGATCCCGACGGCATGAACATCAACGTGAACTGCGGCTCTACCCATCCCGAAAGGCTGCAACGGGAAGTGAGGGCCCGCAAGGCCGATGCGGGGCTGGCCTTTGACGGAGACGCGGATCGCCTGATCGCCGTCGACGAAAGGGGGCAGCTGGTGGACGGCGATCACATTCTCTGCATTTGCGGCGGCTATCTGAAGGAGCGGGGCAACCTGAAGGGGGATGCCGTCGTCGCCACCGTCATGAGCAACATCGGCATGTTTAAGGCCCTGGAATCGAAGGGGATCGCCGTCAAGAAGACCCGGGTAGGCGACCGCTACGTGATGGAGGAGATGCGCAGGAGCGGCCACAACCTGGGCGGCGAGCAGTCCGGCCACATCATTTTCCTCGACCACAGCACGACGGGGGACGGCCTGCTGACCGCCCTGCAGCTGCTTCAGGTGATGAAGGAAACGGGACAGACCCTCGGCGATCTGGCCGGGGTGATGACGAAGTATCCGCAGCTGCTGGTCAATGTTCCGGTGAAGGACAAAAACGGCTTGAACGGAAATGAGGCCATCGGAGAGGCCGTCGCCAGGGCGGAGGAGCTCCTGGGGGAAGAGGGACGCGTCTTGATCCGCCCCTCCGGCACGGAGCCGCTGATCCGCGTGATGGCGGAGGGTCCCGATGAGGAGACCCTGAAGCGATTAGTGGAAGAGATTGCCGAAACGGTCAGGCGGGAGCTGGCCTGACAAGGATTGCGGGTGACGGTTCGGGACGAATGCCACAC
This genomic stretch from Planifilum fulgidum harbors:
- the glmM gene encoding phosphoglucosamine mutase; translated protein: MGKYFGTDGVRGVANRELTPELAFRLGRCGAYVLAKQEKRPRVLIGRDTRLSGEMLEAGLVAGMLSIGCDVIRLGVITTPGVAYLTRALGASAGVMISASHNPFHDNGIKFFGPDGFKLSDETEAAIEELLEGPDRLPRPEGEGIGRVEDRPQEVERYLEYLKQTIDTDLCGLNLVVDCANGAASELAPRLLRDLGADVIAICSDPDGMNINVNCGSTHPERLQREVRARKADAGLAFDGDADRLIAVDERGQLVDGDHILCICGGYLKERGNLKGDAVVATVMSNIGMFKALESKGIAVKKTRVGDRYVMEEMRRSGHNLGGEQSGHIIFLDHSTTGDGLLTALQLLQVMKETGQTLGDLAGVMTKYPQLLVNVPVKDKNGLNGNEAIGEAVARAEELLGEEGRVLIRPSGTEPLIRVMAEGPDEETLKRLVEEIAETVRRELA